A stretch of Aspergillus nidulans FGSC A4 chromosome VI DNA encodes these proteins:
- a CDS encoding FAD-dependent oxidoreductase (transcript_id=CADANIAT00009360) encodes MAAFTVIIIGGSISGLTLANVLEKYGIKYILLEKRPSIGPQLGATVVVHPSGLHLLSQLGLRERVEELATPVELQKAIGPDGTFVLNIAATNQCDRTIADALSTGYMPMFIARQDLIKVLYDNLQDKFRVHASLGLRELEWAGDKVKVTTTDGTSVVGDIVVGADGANSRTRAEIWKIADVEDPSYGSQQLAKSIACTYRCVFGMVDDGDSSLARTAYLAFQYNRAYTYLPTDSGRAYFLAFFKNPAKTVNDAIPRYSDQDEDADVAAHANDIIVPGLTFGDLYKRRTRCTLVPLQEYLLDKCFYKRVVLIGDAVHKLNPITGRGANLAIEGAALLGDLIKHALEKSLQPTDEMLQTAFFTYQQCTKSRAPSQIDDAHRVQSLAALENPLLKFMSLKLLKRATADKLALGVAVDFSTGHSMRYLPQLPQRGMVPLNKDVVANPEHRPASSTVLWIILMLGMASLGAVWQKHQRAEEDQPIHGYTLLTLSTFYNLMILFASAVHGSLGRRAVNLSFSDDSGMVPFYAVGHAPDKYRPTTPSRRVGLLVPGPSYLGSGGHFNGLLEVA; translated from the exons ATGGCTGCCTTCACCGTTATCATAATCGGCGGGAGCATATCGGGCCTCACCCTGGCGAACGTGCTGGAGAAGTATGGGATCAAATACATACTTCTTGAAAAGCGCCCGTCGATTGGACCCCAGCTTGGAGCAACTGTCGTGGTCCACCCTAGCGGCCTACACCTCCTTTCCCAGCTTGGTCTCAGAGAGAGAGTTGAGGAATTAGCAACCCCGGTGGAACTGCAGAAGGCAATTGGACCGGATGGAACCTT TGTATTGAATATCGCAGCCACGAATCAATGCGACCGCACGATTGCTGATGCGCTCAGTACTGGTTATATGCCAATGTTCATTGCACGACAAGACCTCATCAAAGTGCTTTATGATAATTTGCAAGACAAATTCAGGGTTCATGCCTCGCTGGGGCTAAGAGAACTCGAATGGGCAGGCGACAAGGTAAAAGTCACGACTACTGACGGTACCTCAGTTGTTGGAGATATTGTTGTAGGTGCGGACGGTGCCAATAGCAGAACTAGGGCAGAGATCTGGAAAATCGCCGACGTTGAAGACCCGAGTTATGGGTCACAACAGCTGGCTAAAT CAATCGCCTGTACCTATCGCTGCGTGTTTGGGATGGTAGATGACGGCGACAGCAGCCTTGCTCGCACTGCATATCTAGCTTTCCAGTACAACAGGGCATATACGTACCTTCCCACTGACTCTGGAAGAGCTTATTTCCTTGCATTCTTTAAGAACCCTGCAAAGACTGTCAATGACGCGATCCCTCGGTATTCCgatcaagatgaagatgcagacgTCGCGGCGCATGCGAACGACATCATCGTACCCGGGCTTACATTCGGCGATCTGTACAAGCGGCGGACACGGTGTACCCTTGTACCGCTGCAGGAGTATCTGCTTGATAAATGCTTCTATAAACGGGTGGTGTTGATTGGGGATGCTGTTCACAAG TTGAACCCCATCACCGGCCGTGGAGCAAATCTAGCAATCGAAGGAGCAGCTCTTCTCGGTGATTTGATTAAGCACGCcctggagaagagcttgCAGCCGACGGACGAGATGCTTCAAACAGCGTTCTTCACATACCAGCAATGCACGAAATCAAGGGCACCATCACAGATCGATGACGCTCATCGGGTTCAGAGCCTCGCAGCCCTCGAGAACCCATTGTTAAAGTTTATGAGCCTAAAGCTCTTAAAAAGGGCTACCGCCGATAAGCTGGCTCTCGGCGTCGCCGTTGATTTTTCTACAGGCCATAGCATGCGATATCTGCCCCAACTGCCACAGCGAGGTATGGTACCACTGAACAAGGATGTAGTCGCCAACCCGGAACATCGACCTGCCTCCTCCACAGTGCTCTGGATTATACTGATGCTCGGGATGGCTTCCCTGGGTGCAGTTTGGCAAAAGCACCAGAGGGCCGAAGAGGATCAACCCATTCATGGTTACACTCTTCTCACTTTATCGACC TTCTACAATCTGATGATCCTCTTCGCCAGTGCAGTCCATGGTTCTCTCGG ACGGCGCGCGGTTAATCTGTCATTCTCTGACGATTCTGGCATGGTCCCATTTTACGCTGTGGGACATGCGCCGGACAAATATCGTCCAACAACCCCTTCTCGTCGCGTCGGCTTGCTTGTTCCTGGGCCTTCTTATCTTGGGTCCGGCGGCCACTTTAATGGGCTTTTGGAAGTGGCGTGA
- a CDS encoding uncharacterized protein (transcript_id=CADANIAT00009361), with amino-acid sequence MDRNSFTAYGPATGAITESGEQENDHTKPHTWKTFAKYACFESEAERQWWNDSGALIARFLSLTNGDIDQQYQCLLFVRQVLIPALGPYPPVRRCCINTTEIGMELSLNFQGPGEPVFRVSIDPVSRMTGTPMDPLNINTVNNMITRLASMGIKGFDRTLHHHFTREFCMSEQSMQSYQRDSGEAIAWSQTILAFDFKGGDVVTKQYIWTRHAARASGLHPHSLIRRAISRVENQMHCSAAVELVLEYMETFNADIPVPFFSWDLVDPTQSRFKIYGISWQWSWAKAEEVCTLGGKLNHHDIDLLKKLWHILKLDEFTPTMGFTWNYEIRPGQPKPEVRLYLAICDRSDEEVAQAVVQWFELLGWHERAQSYPETLRYLHKTKSAHTWLSVTVSEKGVYTSLYYHPLGNGSDDFKIRENWF; translated from the exons ATGGACAGGAACTCATTCACAGCTTATGGCCCAGCTACTGGAGCTATAACAGAGTCCGGGGAGCAGGAAAATGACCACACGAAGCCTCACACATGGAAGACCTTCGCCAAGTACGCATGCTTCGAAAGCGAAGCTGAGCGGCAGTGGTGGAATGATAGCGGAGCACTAATTGCCCGGTTCCTCTCGCTAACAAATGGCGATATAGACCAGCAATACCAATGTCTGCTCTTCGTGCGTCAAGTTCTCATTCCAGCTTTGGGTCCCTATCCACCCGTCCGCCGTTGCTGCATCAACACCACAGAGATCGGAATGGAACTCAGTTTGAACTTCCAGGGTCCAGGGGAGCCCGTGTTCAGAGTGAGTATAGACCCAGTCAGCAGAATGACCGGCACACCTATGGACCCGCTGAATATCAACACGGTGAATAACATGATTACGCGATTGGCGTCAATGGGTATCAAAGGCTTCGACCGCACGCTCCACCACCACTTCACACGCGAGTTCTGCATGTCTGAACAGAGCATGCAGAGTTACCAGAGAGACAGCGGCGAGGCAATTGCATGGTCGCAGACAATCCTGGCATTTGACTTCAAAGGTGGCGACGTCGTCACGAAGCAATACATTTGGACTCGACATGCGGCACGTGCGAGCGGCTTGCATCCCCATAGCCTGATCCGTCGCGCTATTTCGCGGGTGGAAAACCAGATGCATTGCTCTGCAGCGGTGGAATTGGTACTGGAGTATATGGAGACGTTCAACGCGGACATCCCTGTGCCCTTCTTCAGCTGGGACCTCGTCGACCCGACCCAGTCGCGTTTTAAGATCTACGGCATTTCCTGGCAGTGGTCGtgggcaaaggctgaagaagTCTGCACTCTGGGTGGGAAGCTCAATCACCATGATATTGACCtcctgaagaagctgtgGCATATCTTAAAGCTAGATGAGTTTACACCCACGATGGGCTTCACTTGGAACTATGAGATCCGGCCCGGCCAGCCCAAGCCAGAAGTTAGGCTCTACCTCGCTATCTGCGACCGCAGCGATGAGGAAGTTGCGCAGGCCGTGGTGCAATGGTTTGAGCTACTTGGGTGGCATGAGAGGGCGCAGTCATACCCGGAAACACTGCGGTATCTTCA CAAAACCAAATCTGCGCACACATGGTTGTCAGTCACGGTCTCGGAAAAGGGTGTTTACACGTCGCTCTACTACCACCCTCTCGGCAATGGGTCGGATGATTTCAAGATCCGTGAAAACTGGTTTTGA
- a CDS encoding uncharacterized protein (transcript_id=CADANIAT00009362): MLCKTGGCVEGRAAEDQSTRKVHWGQEGSGQSPEARPRALDMISRLEPSRGPSHAHWWHIISPQLAVMLEETGYPVEKQLEILTFLYHWVIPYLAPVAAGNAASSCNWKSLLPSAIVPLEYSWKWDSSGKAREPEIRLTIEVFGELSGTQFDPLNQAPAMELLYRLSSILPGVNQILASHFRCKFFDHDNVKYMEEPRLDTLPRSTMLTYMTPRKLGQQGFAPLSEYVSAIQALGQASGRTLDTLTNFLSTSPEGVHLHPFGLAFDNVEPSSSRLKLYFFSNRTSYNSMREVLTLGGRIYSESYDMEEKLRTIYSLAQLLMGCPENNAEDADIPLLPITHSQHTAAERATLLSGFQYYFDVAPGADLPSVKFYIPVRKEHANDRAVGSALTGWFREQGRGKFCDNYMRMLERLAGGLELGECRGLHSFISCMIGGDGEIEVTSYLLPGSEA, translated from the exons ATGCTATGCAAAACTGGAGGATGTGTTGAGGGTCGTGCCGCAGAGGATCAGAGCACAAGAAAGGTCCACTGGGGGCAAGAGGGCAGTGGCCAAAGTCCAGAAGCCAGGCCCCGAGCATTGGATATGATCTCAAGGTTAGAGCCTTCTCGCGGCCCTAGCCATGCCCACTGGTGGCACATTATCAGTCCACAGCTCGCAGTTATGCTAGAAGAGACTGGCTACCCTGTCGAGAAACAGCTCGAGATCCTCACATTCTTGTACCACTGGGTT ATACCCTACCTCGCCCCGGTTGCAGCAGGAAACGCAGCCAGCAGTTGCAATTGGAAATCTCTCCTCCCCTCGGCAATCGTGCCGCTGGAGTACTCATGGAAATGGGATTCATCTGGCAAGGCCAGAGAGCCGGAGATCAGACTCACTATCGAAGTGTTCGGTGAGCTTAGCGGGACCCAGTTCGACCCTCTCAACCAGGCCCCGGCTATGGAGCTCCTTTATCGACTAAGTAGTATCCTACCGGGAGTCAACCAAATCTTGGCCAGTCACTTCCGCTGTAAATTCTTCGATCATGACAATGTCAAATACATGGAAGAGCCGCGGCTTGACACGCTTCCACGCTCAACAATGCTA ACATACATGACCCCGCGGAAGCTCGGGCAGCAAGGCTTCGCCCCTTTGTCTGAATATGTATCGGCTATCCAGGCACTAGGGCAAGCGTCAGGTCGGACCCTTGATACCCTAACGAATTTCCTAAGCACTAGCCCTGAGGGAGTGCATCTACACCCATTCGGCTTAGCATTCGACAACGTCGAGCCATCGTCATCTAGGCTAAAACTctacttcttctccaaccgAACAAGCTACAATTCTATGCGGGAGGTGCTTACCCTCGGGGGCCGCATCTACAGCGAAAGCTACGacatggaggagaagctccgCACGATCTACTCCCTCGCCCAGCTCCTCATGGGATGTCCCGAAAATAATGCGGAAGACGCTGATATTCCATTACTGCCCATCACCCACTCTCAACACACAGCCGCGGAGCGAGCTACCCTGCTCTCCGGATTCCAGTATTACTTCGATGTCGCCCCAGGCGCGGACCTTCCCAGCGTCAAATTCTACATCCCTGTTCGCAAAGAGCACGCCAATGACCGCGCTGTGGGGAGTGCATTGACTGGGTGGTTTAGAGAACAGGGACGGGGTAAATTCTGTGATAATTATATGCGTATGTTGGAACGGCTAGCTGGAGGACTTGAACTGGGTGAGTGCCGCGGCTTGCATTCCTTTATTAGCTGCATGATTGGTGGGGATGGGGAAATTGAGGTTACAAGTTATCTTCTCCCAGGATCAGAGGCGTAG
- a CDS encoding uncharacterized protein (transcript_id=CADANIAT00009363), translated as MQIVYLFSSVLLTAALAHENGKVAYPFRLFNGTSSVEEISQQDQMDAPKIMPHVNATTFEWWYFDAVSTTSQNESLTVMFENMGPEGLGAPYPGGPLAVQISGSFSNGTAFTIITAATKGAVLEWGGGGVRGEWRGAGSSFAGKDHREYTVSIANPGIGVYGTMTLRSYWSQFNPKCLKVSPPRYPCDVKERRASEQLIPNMYLANSQPDAIVEVDFNINESTLKFSGIGYHDLSWGSAPLESSVHSWYWGHGRLGRYSLVWFDVMGRDGKEYFSAWITEAGNVILCGCEPDSVLVRPWGENSGFPPGRGTPAPSGYSLRYDLGQNQIFIANFTREVNIIDNDFTKHIIGLFSGGFEGGEQYEGRAMADQFQFGDL; from the exons ATGCAGATTGTATATCTTTTCAGCTCCGTACTTCTCACGGCGGCCCTAGCACATGAAAATGGAAAGGTGGCTTATCCATTCCGGCTATTCAATGGCACGTCATCTGTGGAGGAGATCTCTCAgcaagaccaaatggatgCTCCAAAGATAATGCCTCATGTGAATGCTACAACGTTTGAGTG GTGGTATTTCGACGCCGTTTCAACTACCTCTCAGAACGAGTCACTAACTGTCATGTTCGAAAACATGGGTCCAGAAGGCCTCGGCGCCCCGTACCCAGGTGGCCCACTGGCCGTTCAGATCTCAGGGTCGTTCAGCAACGGCACGGCGTTTACAATAATTACCGCGGCAACCAAGGGTGCAGTCCTTGAGTGGGGCGGCGGAGGTGTCAGAGGAGAGTGGAGAGGAGCCGGTAGCTCGTTTGCTGGAAAAGACCACCGCGAATATACCGTCTCCATCGCTAATCCGGGCATAGGAGTCTATGGTACAATGACACTGCGATCG TATTGGAGCCAGTTTAACCCAAAGTGTCTGAAGGTCTCTCCCCCTCGCTATCCCTGCGACGTCAAAGAACGTCGTGCATCTGAGCAGCTCATCCCAAACATGTACTTGGCCAACAGTCAGCCCGATGCCATCGTCGAGGTTGACTTTAATATCAACGAAAGCACATTGAAGTTCAGCGGGATTGGGTACCACGATCTATCATGGGGTTCCGCGCCGCTTGAATCATCGGTGCACTCCTGGTATTGGGGCCATGGCCGTCTGGGCCGTTATTCTTTGGTCTGGTTCGACGTTATGGGCCGTGACGGCAAGGAGTATTTCTCGGCCTGGATTACAGAGGCCGGGAATGTCATCTTATGTGGCTGCGAACCCGATTCGGTTCTCGTCAGACCGTGGGGAGAGAATAGCGGGTTTCCTCCAGGACGGGGGACGCCTGCACCGTCAGGCTACAGTTTACGTTACGACCTGGGCCAGAACCAGATCTTCATTGCTAACTTTACTCGGGAAGTGAACATAATTGACAATGATTTTACGAAGCACATAATTGGGTTGTTCTCTGGCGGCTTTGAGGGTGGTGAGCAATATGAGGGCCGGGCTATGGCTGATCAGTTCCAGTTTGGTGATTTGTGA
- a CDS encoding uncharacterized protein (transcript_id=CADANIAT00009364) yields the protein MTCTLRDLNSLLEICCRCPAHNPSTAFAPTTKVRVSSDVRGIFALPVQKDHKPYNGLSPEHLETMKAVSLMLDAAGPKLEDGISKAKELLEERINPELMRDALGIYLTHSKDAQQRKIFPPPLKNHPFFSTKTRRPANVAGEICTADTLHGHALLSYWRDDYDLNDSHYYWHMVYRGAGGDNSKNVGDFDRHGEVFLYVHSQMVARYETESLCWSLPLVRPWNQYDDFLENGYAPISSLIEHYGGYPPFSTWYSIRNPDMPDTLNVTIPRARLEEWRDNIYAAIRKGQFETTSKDKPLVLTRDNCLNFVGGILDAQYPSLNKLLGGCSLDEERYGNLHNYGLGKFAEMAYRNKPGEKSPYGLTISNFGAPRDPCFWRWYKHLQYYGRLAATRYPQDITAHRAEVVLSNLVVRLQDRSSPHYLDGHITTFLGPPAVNFMESKAKLGHEPYEWNVQVKSCRRSPPSKENPQTLTLRLFIAAEDLMNDYHSWIEMDRATVQLTDESAITKVRLDTDSSVARKMGNYGEPDPRYASAVFRHGWPQNLMLPVGKVEGMPFVAFCIATDDGIPDPAPAPPFHHYHDPRGMGYPFNRAWTQLTEDSTGKASIRTIISNAELYPFITSTTFKIYRTTKFETKQIIQPTTVTWFNTIRGYFKDADRACMRSEYGYDLYNYDHVMLHADAILDATASKRMPLQMGKYTQDNPDPEHPLWTVKMCENFRAWLLNGCPKGTDPA from the exons ATGACTTGCACCCTTAGAGACCtcaattctcttcttgaGATA TGTTGTAGATGCCCTGCCCATAATCCTTCAACAGCATTCGCACCAACAACAAAGGTGCGGGTTTCCAGCGATGTCAGAGGAATTTTTGCACTTCCAGTTCAGAAAGACCACAAGCCATACAATGGTCTATCTCCTGAACATTTGGAGACCATGAAAGCTGTCTCCCTGATGCTGGACGCTGCTGGGCCGAAGCTAGAGGATGGCATTTCAAAGGCTAAGGAACTTCTAGAAGAACGCATTAATCCGGAGCTGATGCGTGACGCGCTGGGTATATACCTCACTCACTCAAAGGATGCTCAACAACGCAAGATCTTCCCTCCACCGTTGAAAAACCATCCATTCTTCTCTACCAAAACTCGACGGCCGGCAAATGTGGCTGGAGAAATCTGTACAGCTGACACACTTCACGGCCATGCACTGTTGTCGTATTGGCGCGACGACTACGACTTGAATGATTCGCATTATTATTGGCACATGGTATATCGCGGTGCTGGCGGGGATAACTCCAAGAATGTAGGGGACTTTGACCGCCATGGGGAGGTATTCTTGTACGTACACTCGCAGATGGTGGCTCGGTACGAGACTGAAAGTCTTTGCTGGAGCTTGCCTCTCGTGAGGCCGTGGAATCAGTACGACGACTTTCTGGAAAATGGTTACGCCCCTATCAGTTCTCTGATCGAGCACTATGGGGGCTACCCGCCGTTTTCCACCTGGTACTCGATCAGGAATCCGGACATGCCGGATACTCTGAACGTGACAATTCCCCGCGCTCGGCTGGAAGAGTGGCGAGACAACATTTACGCGGCGATCAGGAAGGGTCAATTCGAAACTACCAGTAAGGACAAGCCACTTGTCCTTACCAGGGACAATTGTCTCAACTTTGTTGGTGGTATTCTCGACGCGCAGTACCCCTCCTTGAACAAGCTGCTGGGCGGCTGCTCGCTTGATGAAGAGCGATATGGGAACCTTCACAACTATGGGCTCGGCAAGTTTGCTGAAATGGCATACCGTAACAAACCGGGCGAAAAGAGCCCTTATGGCCTGACGATCTCCAACTTCGGTGCCCCCCGAGATCCTTGTTTTTGGCGCTGGTACAAACACCTCCAGTATTATGGTCGACTTGCCGCGACAAGATATCCTCAGGACATTACGGCTCACCGCGCTGAAGTCGTGTTGTCGAACCTGGTCGTAAGGCTTCAAGACAGAAGTTCGCCTCACTATCTCGATGGACATATTACGACCTTTCTTGGGCCACCTGCAGTGAATTTCATGGAAAGCAAAGCGAAGCTTGGTCATGAGCCTTATGAATGGAATGTACAAGTGAAGAGCTGCCGCAGAAGTCCACCATCCAAGGAGAACCCCCAAACCTTAACACTGAGGCTATTCATTGCGGCCGAGGATCTCATGAATGACTACCACAGCTGGATCGAGATGGACAGGGCCACAGTGCAGCTCACTGACGAGTCTGCCATCACCAAGGTGCGTCTGGACACGGACTCTTCAGTTGCCCGGAAGATGGGCAACTACGGTGAGCCTGATCCGCGCTACGCTTCTGCGGTGTTTCGTCATGGATGGCCGCAAAACCTGATGCTTCCAGTAGGTAAGGTTGAGGGAATGCCGTTCGTCGCTTTCTGCATAGCGACGGACGACGGgattccagatccagctcCGGCCCCGCCTTTTCATCATTACCACGATCCCCGGGGCATGGGATACCCATTTAATCGAGCATGGACGCAGTTGACCGAAGATTCAACGGGTAAGGCGTCCATCCGAACTATTATCTCAAACGCCGAGCTATATCCGTTCATTACCAGTACTACATTCAAGATCTACCGCACGACCAAGTTCGAAACCAAGCAAATCATCCAACCTACAACTGTAACATGGTTTAACACAATTAGAGGTTACTTCAAAGACGCGGATAGAGCCTGCATGCGCAGCGAATATGGATACGATCTATACAACTATGATCATGTTATGCTGCACGCCGATGCCATACTAGATGCAACGGCCAGCAAACGCATGCCGCTGCAAATGGGTAAGTATACTCAGGACAATCCGGATCCTGAACATCCGCTCTGGACTGTTAAGATGTGCGAGAATTTTCGTGCTTGGTTGTTGAATGGGTGTCCAAAAGGGACGGACCCGGCTTAG
- a CDS encoding phytanoyl-CoA dioxygenase family protein (transcript_id=CADANIAT00009365) has product MGYPKAFTSSDSEPEPDLSRDLGNPVMGNPGVVSRSSSTVAQHSVRNNPTGPDGRLAGLWNARALLRFPAEVNGVRLDFKSVSSRRPTSRLSLLPYSLCSICPSSQATMTSKDHVKSQIPRLSAINDLHKIWPTVEEHGAAIIESFLSLDIVRRLNEEVDPFVKIEPIPAAKTKDHPNHVLSTTTRLVNVLAPISKAYREDVLNSKVLHRICSDAFHVYGDYWVLMGAVMELAPSNPAQPLHRDMRFSHPIVEYLKPDAPATSINFLVALSPFTAENGATHVILGSHKWQNLSNVSMDATVRALMNPGDALLITDSTIHCGGAETTGTETRRLLTITMGISQLTPLESNLAVPRPVIESLTPLAQRLLGWASQRSAAPRDIGLLTIRGNSIEKTMNLKAEQPLHDDEAEPLCRETI; this is encoded by the exons ATGGGTTACCCAAAAGCCTTTACGAGTTCAGATAGTGAACCGGAACCCGACCTGTCACGGGATCTGGGTAACCCTGTGATGGGTAACCCGGGGGTTGTGTCGAGGTCTAGCTCCACAGTAGCCCAA CACTCTGTGCGCAATAATCCTACTGGGCCAGATGGCAGATTAGCAG GTTTGTGGAATGCAAGGGCACTGTTGCGATTTCCCGCAGAGGTAAACGGCGTTAGGTTGGATTTTAAATCTGTCTCCTCAAGAAG ACCAACGAGTCGATTATCTCTTTTGCCCTATTCTCTTTGTAGTATCTGCCCATCTTCTCAGGCAACAATGACGTCCAAAGACCATGTCAAATCCCAGATCCCCCGCCTCTCTGCCATCAACGACCTCCACAAAATCTGGCCAACTGTCGAGGAACATGGAGCTGCAATCATCGAATCATTCCTGTCTTTGGACATCGTGCGGCGCCTAAACGAAGAGGTAGACCCTTTCGTGAAAATCGAACCGATTCCAGCCGCCAAAACCAAAGACCATCCTAACCATGTCCTATCGACTACAACCCGGCTTGTGAACGTCCTCGCTCCAATCTCAAAAGCATACAGGGAGGATGTGTTGAACAGTAAAGTCCTGCACCGAATCTGCAGTGACGCATTCCATGTATATGGCGATTATTGGGTTCTGATGGGCGCCGTGATGGAACTGGCGCCGAGTAATCCCGCCCAACCTCTCCATCGCGACATGCGCTTCAGTCACCCTATAGTCGAGTACCTCAAGCCTGATGCGCCTGCCACTTCAATCAATTTTCTCGTGGCTCTGAGCCCCTTCACAGCGGAGAATGGCGCCACCCATGTAATTCTGGGAAGTCACAAGTGGCAGAACTTATCGAATGTGTCAATGGACGCGACGGTTCGCGCACTGATGAATCCTGGAGATGCACTGCTCATTACTGACAGTACCATCCACTGTGGGGGTGCTGAGACCACGGGCACTGAGACTCGTCGCCTTCTTACCATCACAATGGGTATCAGCCAGCTCACTCCGCTCGAGAGCAACTTGGCCGTACCGCGTCCCGTGATAGAGAGTTTGACGCCACTCGCTCAGAGACTCCTTGGCTGGGCAAGTCAGCGATCAGCGGCACCTCGCGATATTGGGCTGTTGACTATTCGTGGAAACTCAATTGAGAAGACAATGAACCTAAAGGCGGAGCAGCCGCTCCacgatgatgaggctgaACCTCTATGTAGGGAGACGATATGA